GGACCTTAGATATACATTTGTATCCTACAGCCCTGAGTGGGGCTTCCGGAGTGGGGCTTACCGGGTGGGGCTTACGGAGTTGGGTCTACCTAGTGAGGTGTCCCGAGCGGAGGCTGCCGCGTATGGCTTAGCAAATCGAACCTCCCAACGTTCGCTAGCGGGGGATTTGAGTGAGATTTGATTGTATATCATCTCCATTGACAAATAGGTAAATGTGATAAATACTCTAGTAAAACGTTTTCGTAAAACGTTTTCTCACAAATGACCCAGACACTTCTGGGGAACACTAATTCACCAAGGGAGGTTTGTCTATGTCACGTGGTAGGGTCCGTTGGAGCATTGCTGCAGTTCTTTTCATCGGGGTGCTTATTAACTACTTTGACCGCACCAACATGTCAGTTGCCACCAAACCGATGATGTCGGAGTTTCATCTGACAACTGGACAGATGGGCGTGTTGATGTCCTCATTTGCATGGTCATATTCGCTGTTACAAATTCCTATTGGTGCCTTGTTGGACAAGATTGGTGTCAAGTGGCTGATGCGCATTGGCACGATTGTGTGGAGCTTGGCCACCTTCATGACAGCATTAGTGAGCGGCATGGGTCTTATTATTCTGTCCCGAATTTTGCTCGGTGCTGCTGAGGCACCGGCCTTTCCTGGTGCAGCAAAAGCGACCGGGTATTGGTTTCCGATGCGTGAACGCGGTGTTGCAACGTCAACGTTTGACGCGGCTGCTAAGTTTTCAAATGTAATCGGTGCCCCGCTTGTTGCTTGGGCCGTTACGGTCTGGGGGTGGCGTGGAGGTTTCTGGTTGACCGGAATTCTCAGCCTCATTTATGCAGTCATCTACTGGGTATGGTATCGAGATCCGAAAGAGCATCCAAGTCTCGGTGAGGCAGAGCGCGAGTACATCGAAGAAGGAGGCGCCCAGGACGAGGGCGGTGCTGAGGGCGGCATCGGACGCAACCTTGCTTTCCTGCTGCGTCAGCGTAAAGTTTGGGGATTAACAATTGGCTTTGCGGCTTACGGATACTCCTTCTATCTCTTCCTCACATGGTTGCCTGGCTACCTCGAGAAAGAAATGCACATGAGTGTTCTTAAGAGCAGCGGCTACGTGGCAATTCCTTGGTTGATTGCCACAATTACAGACTTCCTGATTGGTGGGTTCCTCGTAGACTGGTTAGTGAAGAAGGGCTACAATTCATCCAAGGTGCGAAAGACCTTGTTTGTGATTGGTCTGATTTTGGGGCTCGCGGTAGGTGGAGCTGCCTTTACAACGAACGCAAACGTCGCCATTATATACATCTCCATCGCGCTCGGGGGCTTGGCCTTCGCAGCGCCAATCGGTTGGAGTATCCCATCCATCATCGCACCAAAAGGCACGGTCGGTACGGTCGGCAGTATTATGAACTTCGTCAACAACCTCATGGGTATTGCAGCCCCAATCATTACGGGTTACATTGCAGGTGGGACGGGATCATTTGCGGACGGGTTTATTGTCGCGGCAGCGGCTCTTGTTATCGGGATCATATGTTTCTTGTTCTTGCTCGGGCGGATTGAACCGATTAAGACGCCGTATGAACACGGCCCATCGCCTCGATAATCGGGGTACCCATAGTTGGAGTCACCGAGTTGCAGTATCGAGAGTTGGAGTCACCGAAATACGTCGAGAACCATCGTTATCAGCACAGTAAAATGACATCGCGTGCCGCTCCTTTGCCCTCACAGCCGGGGCAGGGGCGGCACATTGTTCGCTTTGATGGGAGAGAGTACGGATGCCGCAAAGTTGTACGATTGGCATTGATGTTGGAACAACATCGGTGAAGGTCATTGCAGTGAATGACCATGGTGAACAGGTCTCATACCACAAGGTTGTGATTCCAATTCGCCACACAGACGAGGGCGGGGCCGAGCAAGAAGCGCCCGTCGTATACGAGGCCGTCATGCAGGCTCTTCGAATCGTCGTGGACGACGTTGTCGGCAAGTTCGACGTTGGCCAGATTGGATTTAGTGCTGCAATGCACAGTGTGTTGGCTGTCGACGAATCAGGAGTCCCGCTGTCGTCTGCGTGGACGTGGATGGATTTGCGCGCGAAACAGCAGTCTGCCCGACTTTGGTTAACGCCCGAGGGGAAAGACATGTACCGCCGCACTGGAACACCGATTCACCCGATGACAATGGCGATGAAACTGCTCTGGATGCACGACGAAAGGCCAGACATGTTACATCACGCAGCGAAATTTGTGTCGCTGAAGGAATGGATTTGGTTTCGCTGGTTTGGTTTATGGCAAATTGACGAGTCGATGGCAAGTACGACCGGGCTCTACGCCACAGATACACGTACTTGGAATGAAGCCATCATGCAGTCTGTGAGCGTCAAGGCGCAGCAATTGAGTGACATTGTCCCGACGACATACTGTGCACAAGTCGCTCAGAGCCCTGTACTCCAAAGTCTCGGACTTCGAGCAGGGACGAGCGTAAACATCGGTGCCACAGACGGTGTGCTTGCGAACTTGGGTGTCGGTGCCATCACTCCGAGGACAATGGTTATCACCATTGGCACGAGTTGTGCGCTGCGTGCGACAGTCGATAGTCCCGCAACCCATCCTGAGACGCGTTCATTTTGTTACGTTCTGAGCGATGGGAAGTACGTCATTGGCGGACCGAGTAACAGCGGTGGAGTGTCTGTCGAACAAATGTATCGACAAATTATGGGGGGTATGGCGGAGTCCGAGCTTCCTCTCGGCCTCACCAAGGCCTTGCAGGACGCGGGAACTGTGGATACGGGCAATTTGATTTGCCTGCCCTACGTGGCCGGCGAGCGTGCGCCGCTATGGAATCCTGATGCAACGGCCGCATGGATAGGCGTCGAACTGCATCATCAACCCGTGCATTTACTGCGATCCGTAGTCGAAGGTGTTTTATACAACGCGTACTGGATTGCGACCGGGTTATTCGAGCAGATTGGGAAACCAGAGCGGTTGATGGCCTCGGGTGGGTTGCTTGACGTCGAGTGGATTCGACAAACCTTGGCAGATGTCTTCGGGATTCCGGTCGAGTACGACAACGAAGGCGATGCCTCTGCGGTCGGCGCAGCCAGGCTGGCGGAACTGGCCACCGGGATGCGCACTTGGGATGACGCGGGGCATGCGAAGCAGGAACAGATTCGTCACCGTCCTGATTGGCCCCGCCACACCGAACACCTCGCTAAGTTTGAGCGCTTTAAGAACACGGTGATGTCATTGGGTCTCATGACGGCTGACGCAAACTGAGGTATAGATGTACCCAAAAGGGGCAGTCCCTCACTCTACTGTGAGGAGGACGCGCCCCAAATGACTTCAGACGGGATTGTCATGGTTTGGTTTGGCGCGTGATGCTTAGGGCCGTTGCTTGTCTGAAGAGGTCGCGCTGTTCTGGAGATAACCGTCGGCTCACTCTTGAAGACCTGGCCAATGCGTTCCCTGAGTTGTTCGAGTACAGTATCAGCTGCCGCCATCCCGATGTCGTCGGTGGGCTGACGCACGCATGTTAGCCGCGGATGCGTCACTTGGACCCAGTCCGGTTCGTCGAACGTGGCGATGCCCATTTCAGTTGGTACGGAGTAGGGGAGATGCATGAGCTTTGGGTATAGATCAAGCATCACCAGACCGTTCGCTGTATACACTGCAAACGGTTTTTTCGGTGGATTTTGGAAGAGTTGTTCGGCCAGCTGTGTCATGGAGGCCGGGTCGTCGCGAAGTACCCAGCGCGGGTCCGAGGAGACGCCAGCAGCCCTGCAGGCCTCAAGGTATCCGCCTAGTCGTTCTACCCGCGTGCTCAGATTAGACGGTGGTTCGGACACGAACACGACATGCTGGTACCCTTGTAGCAGGAGGCGTTCCGTTAACTCTCGTGATGCTTCGTGATTGTTCGTGATGACGTTTGTCACGCCAGGAACATCAAATTGGCGGTCTACCAATACAACAGGCTTTTCTAAAGCGATATCCGCGAGCAAGTCGTTGTTTTGACCGCTCGTCTGGATGATGATACCGTCTACTCCTTGCGATATCAGAGATTGCAGCAGTTGCGCCTCTTGCGCCGTATCGCCTGCGGATTCTCCGACCAGCATGGCATATCCCATTTCGCTCAAAACCGACGAGATGGACCTTATCACGCCGACAGCGAAGGGATAACCCAGGTTTACAACAACGACGGCAATCGTTCTGGTTTGTCCCTTTAAGCCCTGGGCCATCTTGTTCGGCTGATAATTCAGTTCTTCAATCACTTTTTCTATGCGCTCTCGTGTCTCGACACTCATCGAATCGTAGCGTCTGTTGAGGTATCTCGACACCGTGGTTATGGAGACACCAGCCGCCTTTGCGACATCTTTAATGGTTACAGACTGATTTACCATCGGCCAAACCCTTTCCCCGTGTATATCCGCTCATTCCATCATCTCACATCCCGACGACGCCGCCAACATGCGTGGGGGCAATCTGGCAACCAATTCCACGGAGGAAGGGGCAAGTTGTGGCAACGAACCTCTCGGATGACGGTGCAAGCTGATGGCGAGTCGATTGCCGACGGAATGAACCCTTGACCTGACTGATACACTGTTCACGCAAGCACTTACGACCCCGCTTATGTTTTCGGAGAGGATGGCAATCATGAGGGGCTATCGAGAAATCCTTTCCCTGTCTTGGCCGATTTTGCTTGAGATGGGTGTGCAGATGCTGATTATGAACGTAAACATGTTCATGGTCAGTCGACTTGGTGACCGTACCGTGGCTGCTGTCGCCACGGCGAACACCGCGCTGTCCCTCGTTGGCTTGCTCCTTGGGATTGTCGGCATTGGGGCAAACATTCTTGTGGCCCAATATGTCGGTGCGAAGGACAAGGCGTCGACGAGTCAAATTGTGATGGAATCAATTCGCCTCAATCTCCTCGTCTCCATCGTCGTCGCGCTCGCCATGTTCAGTGTCCCATGGCTCATTCTCGCGCTGCTGCACACTCCTTCGTCCATTCTAGGTCCAACCCGAATGTACTTGCGCTTGATGAGCCTGCTCTTGCCAATTCAGTCGCTGTCGATGATGGCAGCGGGTATCCTGAGAAGCTTTGGCAGTACGCGGTCGGTTTTGTACTTGTCCTTGTTCAACGTCCTGTTGACAGTCCTCGGGAATGCGATTGTTGTGTTTCAGTGGTTTGGAATGCCTGCCCTAGGCATCGTTGGCTTGGTCGGAGCCAATGCCATCGGTGGCGTCGTTAGTACCGCGCTTTTGTGCTGGATCCTCTATCGGCAAGTACCACTCCGGACGCGGATATCAGCATGGTGGAAACGAGGGCGGTTTACTTGGGACGTGATTCGCGTCGGTATCCCATCCGCGGTAGAATTGGGAAGCTATCAGTTGACCCAGTTTCTCATCGTTTCTCTTGTTTCCTTGCTTGGGGCGTATGCAGTCGCAACGCGAGCGTACGCTTCCACAGTTGAGTCCATGTCCTTTTT
The Alicyclobacillus curvatus genome window above contains:
- a CDS encoding LacI family DNA-binding transcriptional regulator, whose amino-acid sequence is MVNQSVTIKDVAKAAGVSITTVSRYLNRRYDSMSVETRERIEKVIEELNYQPNKMAQGLKGQTRTIAVVVVNLGYPFAVGVIRSISSVLSEMGYAMLVGESAGDTAQEAQLLQSLISQGVDGIIIQTSGQNNDLLADIALEKPVVLVDRQFDVPGVTNVITNNHEASRELTERLLLQGYQHVVFVSEPPSNLSTRVERLGGYLEACRAAGVSSDPRWVLRDDPASMTQLAEQLFQNPPKKPFAVYTANGLVMLDLYPKLMHLPYSVPTEMGIATFDEPDWVQVTHPRLTCVRQPTDDIGMAAADTVLEQLRERIGQVFKSEPTVISRTARPLQTSNGPKHHAPNQTMTIPSEVIWGASSSQ
- a CDS encoding MFS transporter, translated to MSRGRVRWSIAAVLFIGVLINYFDRTNMSVATKPMMSEFHLTTGQMGVLMSSFAWSYSLLQIPIGALLDKIGVKWLMRIGTIVWSLATFMTALVSGMGLIILSRILLGAAEAPAFPGAAKATGYWFPMRERGVATSTFDAAAKFSNVIGAPLVAWAVTVWGWRGGFWLTGILSLIYAVIYWVWYRDPKEHPSLGEAEREYIEEGGAQDEGGAEGGIGRNLAFLLRQRKVWGLTIGFAAYGYSFYLFLTWLPGYLEKEMHMSVLKSSGYVAIPWLIATITDFLIGGFLVDWLVKKGYNSSKVRKTLFVIGLILGLAVGGAAFTTNANVAIIYISIALGGLAFAAPIGWSIPSIIAPKGTVGTVGSIMNFVNNLMGIAAPIITGYIAGGTGSFADGFIVAAAALVIGIICFLFLLGRIEPIKTPYEHGPSPR
- a CDS encoding MATE family efflux transporter; amino-acid sequence: MRGYREILSLSWPILLEMGVQMLIMNVNMFMVSRLGDRTVAAVATANTALSLVGLLLGIVGIGANILVAQYVGAKDKASTSQIVMESIRLNLLVSIVVALAMFSVPWLILALLHTPSSILGPTRMYLRLMSLLLPIQSLSMMAAGILRSFGSTRSVLYLSLFNVLLTVLGNAIVVFQWFGMPALGIVGLVGANAIGGVVSTALLCWILYRQVPLRTRISAWWKRGRFTWDVIRVGIPSAVELGSYQLTQFLIVSLVSLLGAYAVATRAYASTVESMSFLIGMGLSQGVSILVGHHVGRSDYKGARVIAGRGIVLGTTLMTLTGVLLFVFGGDVIRLFSHDDAVIAWGTGVLRIIAVAQPAKAVNMVIGGALRGAGDNKWLMWNSGTFVWLSIIFAYLFGVTWQGGLYGMWWGMCLDEWIRAALVLRRLLSNRWQGRSYVVQHVESVQQ
- a CDS encoding gluconokinase, with translation MPQSCTIGIDVGTTSVKVIAVNDHGEQVSYHKVVIPIRHTDEGGAEQEAPVVYEAVMQALRIVVDDVVGKFDVGQIGFSAAMHSVLAVDESGVPLSSAWTWMDLRAKQQSARLWLTPEGKDMYRRTGTPIHPMTMAMKLLWMHDERPDMLHHAAKFVSLKEWIWFRWFGLWQIDESMASTTGLYATDTRTWNEAIMQSVSVKAQQLSDIVPTTYCAQVAQSPVLQSLGLRAGTSVNIGATDGVLANLGVGAITPRTMVITIGTSCALRATVDSPATHPETRSFCYVLSDGKYVIGGPSNSGGVSVEQMYRQIMGGMAESELPLGLTKALQDAGTVDTGNLICLPYVAGERAPLWNPDATAAWIGVELHHQPVHLLRSVVEGVLYNAYWIATGLFEQIGKPERLMASGGLLDVEWIRQTLADVFGIPVEYDNEGDASAVGAARLAELATGMRTWDDAGHAKQEQIRHRPDWPRHTEHLAKFERFKNTVMSLGLMTADAN